In Geothermobacter hydrogeniphilus, the genomic window CTGACCCTGGTCGGCAGGCTCAAGGAAGAGGCGCAGAAAATTGATGTTGTCTACGCCTTCATTTCGATGAAGAAGCATTTCGCCAAGCTCTACGGCGGGGACAAGGAGACTGCCAAAGCCGCCTCCGAAACCCTTGACCGCAAGGGGACCCTGCTGACCCGGCCGATGGAGGTGCTGCTGGGTGACCCGCATCTGCTCTCCGGCTGGTTGAGCCTCAACCGCAGGAGTTTTGCCATCGAAAACGGCAAGCTGGTCTGGCTGCGCAATCCGCTGGTGGTGCTGGAAGAGACCTACGCGTATCTCAACATGAGCTATGACGCAACCCGCCCGGCAGCCGAGGTGATCTGGTCGCACGACAACGAACTGCTGCAGGGGGCGCTGAAATTCTATGCCCAGCTGCGCGAGGCGTTCGGCCTGGACAAGGGCGAATTCATCAAGCTGAGGGAGCTGCTGGAGCAGGAGGAGCCGCAGGGGGGCTACGATCAGAAGACCTGGACGGCGATCCGGGAAGCCCATTGCGGTTACGAACTCGGCAACGAGCTGTTCGGCATGCTCTTCATGATCGCCAGCAAGACCGATTTCTTCGACTTCCGGGTTGAGGATGACCTTGAAGTGACCATTCCCGAGTACCTGCACGATCCCGAACTGCAGGCGGCGATGAAGAAGGTGCTGGTTCCGCCGCCGGCGACCAAAGCCGATGAGATCGTCACACCGGGCGGCGGCATGTACTATGCCCAGGAAGCTCCGGGGATGCCGCCCTTCATCAAGGAAGGTGACCATTTCGAGGCCGGCCAGCCGCTCTTCATCCTCGAAGTGATGAAGATGTTCAACAAGATCCCCGCGCCCTTCGCCGGAACCGTCGACAAGATTCTTATCGAGGGCGGCGACGGTGTCATTGTCCAGAAGGGTCAGCCGATCTTCAAGGTCACCCCGGACGAGAAATTCGTTGAAGTTGATCCGAAGGAGCTCGCCCGGGAAAAACGGGCGCAGACCGGTGAATATCTCGCCGCTGTACTCTGAGATCGAACGACGTGATTCAAGACAGAAAAGCCCCGCCGGAAACGGCGGGGCTTTTCTGTCTTGGGGGCGGCTCTTTTGCACCAGCTCGGTGTTGCGCCCCTCTTCATTTGTGCGACGTAGCTGCCGTTACGCCTCCGCACTCATCGGAACGCGCCTTGATCCGGCACAAAAACCTCGCCCTTCCAGGACGCTTGTCTCGGGGGCGCCCCCGGAGGTCCGGGCTGAGCCAAAATGCCCAGATGCCAGGCGGACGAAGTCCCGCGGCATAAGGCGTACCGGCAGGTACGTCGTTGACGCGGGGCGAGGACAACGCGGCAGATGGGCGTTTTGCCTTAGCCCGCCGAGACAAACAGCGGGAGGTCGCAGGGGGGGATCAATCCGCGGGCTTCGGCGCGGGAGAAGAGCTGTTCGACAGCGGCAATGCCTTCGTCGCCGAGGTCGCGGGAGAACGCGTTGACGTAGAGCTGGATGTGGCTGTCGGTCACCTCATCATCCAGTTCCCGGGCGTGTTCGCGGATGTAGGCGCGGGGCTCGTCGGGGTGGGCGAAGGCGTAGTCGACGCTGGCCTTGAGGGCGGCATCGATCCGGCCGATCAGCCCGGCGCCGAGAGACCGGCGGGCGAGGATGCCGCCGAGGGGGATCGGGCAGCCGGTTTCAAGCTCCCACCACTGACCGAGGTCGAGAACCTGGTGCAGGCCGTGCTGCCGGTAGGTGAAACGGGATTCGTGGATAATCACCCCGGCGGCGAATTCACCGGCCGCTACCGCCGGCATGATCCGGTCGAAGGGCATGGCGCGGGTACGGGAAAATCCCTCGCCGTGCAGCTGCAGCAGCAGGTTGGCGGTGGTCAGTTCGCCGGGAATGGCGATACAGGTGGTGCGCAGTTCCTCGATATCGCAGGGCCGGGAGCTGACCAGCAGCGGCCCGCAGCCCCGACCGAGGGCCCCGCCGCTGCGCAGCAGGGCGTATTCATGGCGCAGGTGGCCGAGGGCGTGATAGGAGATCTTGGTCAGGTCGAGAGCGCCCCGGCGGGCCAGCTGATTGAGGGTTTCGACATCCTCCAGCCGTTCCCTGACCTTTGGCGCGCCGGCCAGTTTGCCGTGAACCAGGGCGTAGAAGATGAAGGTGTCGTTGGGGCAGGGTGAGTAACCCAGGCTTAAAGGATTGGACATCGTCAGCTCCGCGGCCAGTGTCGCAACAGGTGGAGGATGGCGCGCTCGGCGTTGCGGCAGGCTGCCGGGATGTCCCATTGATCGGGATCACGTCGCGCCGCCAGGTTGGAGATGCCGCGCAGTTCGAGCAGTGGGCAGCCGAAACGCGCCGCCGTCAGGGCGATGGCGGCGCCCTCCATGTTTTCACAGATGGCCCCTCCCTGCTGCCGCTGTCGGCCCTGCTGGTCGGTGCCGGTACAGGTCGAGACACTGGCGAAGGGACCGGTGGCAAAGCCGATATCCTGCTCGCTCGCCCATGCCCGCAGCAGGGATTCGGCGTTGCGGAACAGCTCGGGGTCGGTCGGCATCCGGTTGAAGAGATCCCCCTCCGGGCGGCGCAGCAGGGGCAGCCCGAGCTCCTCCATGCCCAGGAAGCCCGCGGGTGAGTCGCTTCCCTCGTCGGCGAGGATATCGCCGTCGGCCAGGGCCAGGTCGCCGATCCGCAGACCGCAGTCGGGGTAGGCGCCGGCGCAGCCGAGATTGAGCAGCGCCCGAGGTTTCCGGTGGCTCAGCAGAATGGCTGTGCAGGCGGCGGCATTGGCTTTGCCGACGCCGCTGTGGGTGAGCAGGATCTCCTGCCCGTCCAGTTGGCCGTGGAACAGCGGAAAACGGCCCGGCAACGGGTCGCTTTTCTGCAGTCGAGTTCGCAGCAGTCTGGTTTCAAACGAGGTGGCGGCGATCAGGGCGAGCATGGCGGCGGGTCAGGATTTGTACCAGCCGTGGCGGATCAGGTCGCGGCGCAGGCTGGAACCCTGGTTGCGGACCACGCCCTGGTACCAGAACTGTTCGCCATGCAGCCTGACATCGCGCGGGGCGTGCAGCCGCTTGCGGCGGTCGACGAGAGCCTTGCGGAAGCGTTCGTCAGGGTCGGCGAGAATTCCCTGCAGTTTCTGCCGCAGTTGGTCGGGCATGGCCTCAATCACGTACTGCAGCATGTCGCGCAGCTTCAACCCCTGCTGGTATTCCCACAGGTCGCCTTCGAAGATCTGGCTGCATTCATCGACGAAATCATTCCAGTCGAGGATCAGTGCCCCGAAATCCTCTTCGGCGAAGGCGGCGAATTCGTCGTGCTGTTTCAGATGCTGTTCAATCAGATCCTGTTCCTTCCGGGACAGGAAAAAGGAGAGGGATTCCTCAACCGGATACATGTCGAGTTGTTCGGTCAATTCGTTGCAGAACACCAGGTAGTCCAGTTCCCGGCGGCTGAACCCTGCCAGGAAAGGGGGCAGTTGCCGCCCGTGGCATTGCAGCGAGAGATGATCATGGCCGAAGTCGGCCGGAAAGAGCTGCTGCGGATTGTGCGGCAGGCCATGTCGGGCAAAGAGGTTCATCACCTGGATCTGGTTGCCGGTGAAACAGGTGAGCATTTTTTCTTCGGAATAAAACAGCTCCATGCCCAGACGATTGTTGGCCAGTCCGAAGCCGACAAAGCCGTCGTGGATCAGACGCTGCATGTAAGGTTCGATAACCTCCAGCAACTCATCGGTCGGCAGGTAGGGGGAGTAAAAGACCGTCGGCGGCGGTTGTGAACCGTCTTCCTGCTGCCACTCGTCCTGATAAAATTCGAGAATCAGAAAAGCTTCGTTTCCCAGGCAGACGCGGGCAAAGTCATGCAGCAACGCGGGAATCTTGCCCGCTCCGGCCATGGCCGTCAGCCGGTAACAATCGCTGGAATTCTCCAGTTGCGCGAACTGGTAGCCCTCGCGCATCCGTCGGCGGTAGATGCGCAGTTCGCGTGGCCATGGCTGGATGCCCAGGGGGAAATCGAAGGGAGATTTGCTCAATGAACGACCTTTTCAGTTATCGGCATCTGTCAGGGTGTTTTCCCGTACGAGGGCTGCCCCGGGTTGATTCTTCTTTCAGATCGCTTGCGTTGCGCGGTCCGCGCGACTCATGAGACGGGTCCGGAGTCCGTCTGTTCACTGTTTGGGGACCACGGTTTCAGGGTAGTTAAAACGGCAGTCCCTGTCAACAAAGGCGGTTGCTGCCGGAGGAAGATTGACCAGGCCGGGGTCAGGTGGTCGGGGACTTGAAATATTTTTAAGATCGCTGAAATTAAAGTGGCCTGGCTTTGACGTCGACAAAGTCCGTCTTTACCCCATTTTTCAGCCTGTCATCAGCCCCCCGCGGCAGTCCCGCAGTTCTCTTTTCGACCGGGATTGATTTTATCGTTAGTAAATTATTTAAGTTGACAATTTTTTCCATTTCCGATATATCCGCGAGGATAAAACTCTTTTTTATTGCAGGATGGATGAATGACCTCCCTCGAATACAATATCGGCGCCAAAATCAAGAAGCTGCGCAAGGCCCGCAAGCTGACGCTGCAGGATGTCGCTCGTGAGACCGGCTTCTCTCCGGCGCTGATTTCCCAGATCGAAAACAACAACGTCTCGCCGCCGATCGCGACCCTGTCGAAGATCGCCCGCTTCTTCGATGTCAAGATGGGCCACTTCTTTGAGGAGGACGAGGAAGAGTTGCGTTTCGAGGTGGTCCCCAAAGACGCCCGGCGGGTGGTCAGTAGGGTGATCTCCTCCAAGGGAACCGGACACGGTTACACCTACGAGGCTCTCTCCTATCGCAAGCGCAACAAGAAGATGGAGCCGTTCATGCTCACCATCTCCGAGCGTGCCCAGGAGGAGACCCTCTACAATCACGAGGGAGAGGAATTCCTGCTTATCCTGCAGGGTCGCGCGGAAATTTTACTTGATGATGAACGCATCGTGCTGGAAGCCGGCGACGCGGTCTACTTCGACTCATCCCTCAAGCACCGGCTGCTGGCCTGCGAGGGGGAGGAGGTGCAAGTGCTGGCGGTAGTAACCCGCTGATTGCGGCAGGGCTGATGAAAAACGCCCATCTGCGGCGTTGCCCTCGCCCCCGCGTCAACGACGTACCTTCCGGTACGCCTTATGCCGCGGGGACTCGGGCGCCTGGCATCTGGACATTTTTGATCAGCCTCGGGGGGGGGGGGGGAGCCTTCTCTGCGCCTCTCCGTTAAAGTGATGCTCTTGGATTTCCAAAGGGACTGTCCCCGTTCGGGGGACAGTCCCTCTCACTGCAAAGGATCGGAACAATGAGTAAATTCCCCAAGCCGACGCTTGCCGACTGGGAAGCGAAGGCGAAAAAAGAGAAGAAGACCGACGATCTTTCCGGTTTCAAGTGGGAGACCCCGGAAGGCATCACCGTCAAACCGCTCTATACCGCGGCTGACCTCGAAGGTGTCGAGACCGCTGACACCCTGCCCGGCGTGGCGCCCTTCGTACGCGGACCGATGGCGACCATGTATGCCGGACGTCCCTGGACGGTGCGCCAGTATGCCGGGTTCTCCACCGCCGAGGAGTCGAACGCCTTCTACAAGCGCAATCTCGCCGCCGGCCAGCAGGGCCTGTCGGTCGCCTTCGACCTGGCTACCCACCGCGGTTACGACTCGGACCACCCGCGGGTGGTCGGCGATGTCGGCAAGGCCGGGGTGGCGATCGACTCGGTCGAGGACATGAAGATCCTCTTCGACGAGATCCCCCTCGACAAGGTCTCGGTATCGATGACCATGAACGGCGCGGTGCTGCCGATCATGGCCAACTACATCGTTGCCGCCGAGGAGCAGGGGGTGAAGCAGGAGCAGCTCGCCGGGACCATCCAGAACGACATCCTCAAGGAGTTCATGGTCCGCAATACCTATATCTACCCGCCGGCGCCGTCGATGCGGATCATCTCCGACATCATCGAGTACACCAGCAAGTACATGCCGCGCTTCAATTCGATCTCCATCTCCGGCTACCATATCCAGGAAGCCGGGGCCAACAACGCCCTCGAGCTCGCCTTCACCCTCGGCGACGGCATCGAGTACGTCAAGGCGGCGATCGCCAAGGGGCTCGATGTTGACGCCTTCGCGCCGCGGCTCTCTTTCTTCTTCGCCATCGGCATGAACTTCTTCATGGAGGCCGCCAAGTTGCGTGCCGCGCGCTTCCTCTGGGCCGAGCTGATGAGCCAGTTCAATCCCAAAAATCCGAAGTCGAGCATGCTGCGCACCCACTGCCAGACCTCCGGCTGGTCGCTGACCGAGCAGGACCCCTACAACAACGTGGTGCGCACCACCCTCGAGGCGCTGGCGGCGGTCCTCGGCGGCACCCAGTCGCTGCACACCAACGCTCTCGACGAGGCGATCGCCCTGCCGACCGACCACTCGGCCCGCATCGCCCGCAATACCCAGCTGATCATCCAGGAGGAATCGGGGATCTGCAACGTGGTCGATCCGCTGGGCGGTTCCTACTATGTCGAGTCCCTGACCTCTTCGCTGGTCGACGAGGCGCGCATCATTCTCAAGGAAATCGATGATCTCGGCGGTATGACCAGGGCGATCGAGTCGGGAATGCCGAAGCTGCGCATCGAGGAGTCGGCGGCGAAGAAACAGGCCGCCATCGATTCCGGTCGTGACGTCATCGTCGGGGTCAACAAGTACCAGCTCGCCGAGGAAGACCAGATCGAGGTCCTCGATGTCGACAATGCCGCGGTGCGTGAGGCGCAGATCGCCCGCATCAACCGGATTCGCGCCGAGCGCGACAACGACGCCTGCCGGGCGGCGCTGGACGCCATCACCGCGGCATGCGAGAATGAGAAGGAAAACCTGCTCGGCCTCTGTGTCGAGGCGGCCCGGCAGCGGGCCACCGTCGGCGAGATCTCCGACGCCATGGAGAAGGTTTTCGGCCGCCACAAGGCGGAGATCAAACTGGTTTCAGGAGCGTACGGATCGGTGGTTGACAGCGATGATGATTTTACCGCGCTGAAAAAGCGTATCGACGCCTTCAGCGAGCAGGAAGGCCGGCGGCCGCGTATCCTGATCGCCAAGATGGGCCAGGACGGTCACGACCGCGGCGCCAAGGTGGTGGCCAGCGCTTACGCCGATGCCGGCTTCGATGTCGATGTCGGCCCGCTGTTCCAGACCCCGGAAGAGGCGGCGAAGATGGCGGTGGAGAATGACGTCCATGTCGTCGGCGTTTCTTCCCTGGCCGCCGGGCACAAGACCCTGGTGCCGCAGCTGGTCGCCGAGCTGAAGAAGCTCGGCGCCGACGACATCGCCGTGGTCTGCGGCGGCGTCATTCCCCGTCAGGACTATGATCAGCTTTACGCCGCCGGTGCCGCCAGGATCTTCGGTCCCGGCACCCCGATCACCGTCTCCGCCGGCCAGACCCTCGACGCCATCGAGGAGAAACGCGGATAGTCAGGAGACTCAACGCAGAGGCGCAGAGAGGCAGAGTCGGAGAGAAAGGCAGAATCAACGATTTGCTGTTTTTCTTCGCGACTCTCCTTCTCTGCGCCTCTGCGTTAAAAAGGATTGGCTCCTGGCGGCCGCCTTGTAAAGGTTTTTCCCGTGCCCAAGATCAAAGAACTCGCCGCCGGTGTCCGCACCGGCAACATCCGCTCCCTGGCCAAGGCGATCACCCTGGTCGAAAGCCGCAGCCCTGATCACTCCCTGGCCGCCACCACCCTGCTTGACGAACTGCTCCCCGATTCAGGCAACTCGATCCGGGTCGGCATCTCCGGTGTCCCCGGGGTCGGCAAGAGTACCTTCATCGAGGCCCTCGGCCTCTACCTGACCGGTCGTGGCCACAAGGTCGCGGTGCTGGCGGTCGATCCCTCCTCGCAGCTCTCCGGCGGCTCGATTCTCGGTGACAAGACCCGCATGGAGGAGCTTTCCCGCGATCCAAACGCCTTCATCCGCCCCTCCCCCTCGGGCGATACCCTCGGCGGGGTAGCCCGCAAGACCCGAGAGACCATGCTGATCTGCGAGGCGGCCGGCTATGACGTGGTCATCGTCGAGACGGTCGGGGTCGGCCAGTCGGAAATCACCGTCGCCTCGATGGTCGATCTCTTCCTGCTGCTGCAGATTCCCGGTGCCGGGGATGAACTGCAGGGGATCAAGAAGGGGGTGATGGAGATCGCCGACCTGATCCTGATCAACAAGGCCGAAGGGGACAATCGTTCCCGGGCCGCGCTGGCCAAGTCGCAGATCGAAACCGCTTTGCACATCCTGCAGCCGAAAAGTCCCAACTGGACCGTGCCGGTGATGCTCTGTTCGGCCCTGCGCAATGAAGGGATTGCCGAGGTTTGGCAGACCATCGAGGATTACCGCTCCCGCCTGCAGGAGAGCGGCGAGTTCGCCGACAAGCGCCGGCTGCAGGCCGGTGACTGGATGTGGTCCCTGCTGATGGACAGTCTCAGGGATCTCTTCCGCCGCGACCCCCGTGTCGAAGCCCTGCTGCCCCAGGTCCAGGACGCTGTCGCCGCCGGCACCACCACTCCCGGCGCCGCGGCCCGGAGATTGCTGGAGGCGTTCAAACGGCATTGACTTCTGGGGCCACCAAGGCACCAAGATCACCAAGAAAGGCAAAAGCCATGGATGGGAGAAAAAGTCAGGAAGACTTGATTGCCAAGGCAGTTGTTGATGCCGCATTCAAAGTTCATCGGCGCTTGGGGCCAGGATTGCTGGAGCGGGTTTACGAGGCATGTCTTGCCTATGAATTGGAATCTGCCGGATTCAGGGTGGAGAGGCAGGTGCCCGTACCCATCGTCTATGGCGAGCTGTCTTTTGATGAAGGTTTTCGGCTCGACTTGCTGATCGAGGATACGATTGTGATCGAGTTGAAGGCAGCTGAAAAATCACATCCGTTATGGCAGGCCCAGCTTATCAGTTATCTGAAGCTGACCAGGAAAAGAATAGGTTTTCTGATTAATTTTCATTCGCCACTTTTTAAACAGGGCATCCAGCGATTTGCGGTTTAGTGCCTGACGATTGAAGAGGGTTTTCTTGGTGTCCTTGGTGCCTTGGTGG contains:
- the scpA gene encoding methylmalonyl-CoA mutase translates to MSKFPKPTLADWEAKAKKEKKTDDLSGFKWETPEGITVKPLYTAADLEGVETADTLPGVAPFVRGPMATMYAGRPWTVRQYAGFSTAEESNAFYKRNLAAGQQGLSVAFDLATHRGYDSDHPRVVGDVGKAGVAIDSVEDMKILFDEIPLDKVSVSMTMNGAVLPIMANYIVAAEEQGVKQEQLAGTIQNDILKEFMVRNTYIYPPAPSMRIISDIIEYTSKYMPRFNSISISGYHIQEAGANNALELAFTLGDGIEYVKAAIAKGLDVDAFAPRLSFFFAIGMNFFMEAAKLRAARFLWAELMSQFNPKNPKSSMLRTHCQTSGWSLTEQDPYNNVVRTTLEALAAVLGGTQSLHTNALDEAIALPTDHSARIARNTQLIIQEESGICNVVDPLGGSYYVESLTSSLVDEARIILKEIDDLGGMTRAIESGMPKLRIEESAAKKQAAIDSGRDVIVGVNKYQLAEEDQIEVLDVDNAAVREAQIARINRIRAERDNDACRAALDAITAACENEKENLLGLCVEAARQRATVGEISDAMEKVFGRHKAEIKLVSGAYGSVVDSDDDFTALKKRIDAFSEQEGRRPRILIAKMGQDGHDRGAKVVASAYADAGFDVDVGPLFQTPEEAAKMAVENDVHVVGVSSLAAGHKTLVPQLVAELKKLGADDIAVVCGGVIPRQDYDQLYAAGAARIFGPGTPITVSAGQTLDAIEEKRG
- the mqnB gene encoding futalosine hydrolase, with protein sequence MLALIAATSFETRLLRTRLQKSDPLPGRFPLFHGQLDGQEILLTHSGVGKANAAACTAILLSHRKPRALLNLGCAGAYPDCGLRIGDLALADGDILADEGSDSPAGFLGMEELGLPLLRRPEGDLFNRMPTDPELFRNAESLLRAWASEQDIGFATGPFASVSTCTGTDQQGRQRQQGGAICENMEGAAIALTAARFGCPLLELRGISNLAARRDPDQWDIPAACRNAERAILHLLRHWPRS
- a CDS encoding helix-turn-helix domain-containing protein, whose protein sequence is MTSLEYNIGAKIKKLRKARKLTLQDVARETGFSPALISQIENNNVSPPIATLSKIARFFDVKMGHFFEEDEEELRFEVVPKDARRVVSRVISSKGTGHGYTYEALSYRKRNKKMEPFMLTISERAQEETLYNHEGEEFLLILQGRAEILLDDERIVLEAGDAVYFDSSLKHRLLACEGEEVQVLAVVTR
- a CDS encoding GxxExxY protein, giving the protein MDGRKSQEDLIAKAVVDAAFKVHRRLGPGLLERVYEACLAYELESAGFRVERQVPVPIVYGELSFDEGFRLDLLIEDTIVIELKAAEKSHPLWQAQLISYLKLTRKRIGFLINFHSPLFKQGIQRFAV
- the meaB gene encoding methylmalonyl Co-A mutase-associated GTPase MeaB; this encodes MPKIKELAAGVRTGNIRSLAKAITLVESRSPDHSLAATTLLDELLPDSGNSIRVGISGVPGVGKSTFIEALGLYLTGRGHKVAVLAVDPSSQLSGGSILGDKTRMEELSRDPNAFIRPSPSGDTLGGVARKTRETMLICEAAGYDVVIVETVGVGQSEITVASMVDLFLLLQIPGAGDELQGIKKGVMEIADLILINKAEGDNRSRAALAKSQIETALHILQPKSPNWTVPVMLCSALRNEGIAEVWQTIEDYRSRLQESGEFADKRRLQAGDWMWSLLMDSLRDLFRRDPRVEALLPQVQDAVAAGTTTPGAAARRLLEAFKRH
- a CDS encoding menaquinone biosynthesis family protein, encoding MSNPLSLGYSPCPNDTFIFYALVHGKLAGAPKVRERLEDVETLNQLARRGALDLTKISYHALGHLRHEYALLRSGGALGRGCGPLLVSSRPCDIEELRTTCIAIPGELTTANLLLQLHGEGFSRTRAMPFDRIMPAVAAGEFAAGVIIHESRFTYRQHGLHQVLDLGQWWELETGCPIPLGGILARRSLGAGLIGRIDAALKASVDYAFAHPDEPRAYIREHARELDDEVTDSHIQLYVNAFSRDLGDEGIAAVEQLFSRAEARGLIPPCDLPLFVSAG